The nucleotide window ACGACTGGCAAACCAACGAGCTCAGCGATTAAGCTTTGATACTCAAAGAGGGCCTGAAGCATTCCCTGGCTTATCTCGGGCTGATAGGGAGTGTAAGCCGTTAAAAACTCGCTTCTCTCTATTAGATATTTAACGTGGGCCGGTATGTAGTGGAAATAAGTTCCAGCACCAAGGAACGTTGGCATTTCAAGGACGGTCTTGTTCTTTCCAAGAATTTCATTCATCTCCAAGAATACCTCGTACTCGCTCTTACCTTCTGGAAGGTTCAGTTCATCCCTTATGAACTTCCCTGGTATGTCTGCAAACAGCTCGTCTATTGAAGACAGCCCAATTTCCTTGAGCATTTCCTCCTTATGGGCAGAATTAGGTATGTAGTGCTTCGCCATTGGAATCCCCGACTTAGAATTAGGAAGGTATGGAATAAATACCTTTCCTAAGAATTATTATCAAACGCTCAACCTCTTCACGACATCCAAGAGACTCCAAAGGTCATATATTACGTGTAGATGAGGAATTTTGTCCAGAATGTCATCCGTGACGAACCTAGCGGTGTAGGGAAAGTACATCCAAACGTACTCCGTATTTTCGTCACCATTTCCAATGAACCTCCAAGGCTTATCATCAACCCAGACGAACGTTTCATTCCCGTATTTTTTCCTCACGAGAGAGAAAGCATCCTTAATCGAGACCCCCTTTCCAAAGATTATCACATCATCAAATAGATCGTAGAGACCATTCTGCCTAAGTCTGAATTCCTTGATTCCTGGAATAAAATCCTCGGCAGAGAAAGAAATTACTATATGCCCCTGATCCCTTAGCTCCTTAAGAACTTCGTGAGCACCATCTAGGGGTTTGGTTAGCTTTGCCCTCTCTTCAAACCACGCCCTAGCAAACCTACCCTGGAAAATCTTGAGAGGAGGCCTTATCTTCCTTCCAGTTTTGCCAAACTTAGGCCTTTCGAACTGGAGTTCAAGCTTGGTCAAGAGCTTAGCGATACTCCTCTTCCCTGGAAGCCATGGGTATTCCCTTTCAAGGGCCCTATAGAAGGCTTCTTCTATACAGGAGTAGCTGTCAACTAATGTTCCATCAAAGTCAAATGCAATTATCATCTGCTCCACCCTTCATTGAAATATTTTCGATACCAATTCACAGCTCGTATTTGTTAATTTTCTCCCCCATAAGGTCTTATCTTAGGTATTTAAGGTTTCTTACTGGATTGGGTATCTTTAGTAATCAATTGTTACTATATCACAATGTGATATAAATATAGCATGTTTTTATGTCGAAAATTTTTCTAAAATTTTGGTTTAACTAGATTATTGGAGTGTACCGAGTATAGTTTCATAGATATTGTTCATTTCAAGATTTGAGCATTAAATAAACACAAGTAGTAAAGTAGAGAGCTGGAAGTTCTTTGCGGATCTCATGGGCATAAATATTCATTGGAATAAGTAAAGCCAAAGACAGGGTTTAGCAACTAAAATGCATCTGAAGTGCCTCTAATTGGGGGATGCATAGAGCTTTATCAAGGCACGTTACCAGAAACCCTTATAAGATCGGAGGATTATATGAACTCAGAAGGAGATATGGAGCAAAAATCGACCCTGTTCCAATAAGACTAAAATAGAATTGAAAGTCTATCTCGGAAAGCAGTAATCTTGCTAGAGTAGTCTGTTCCAATAAGACTAAAATAGAATTGAAAGCTAACACAATTGTCTGAAAGTTACTGTAAATTCCACGGTTCCAATAAGACTAAAATAGAATTGAAAGGCCGAAAGGCCGGCGCTGAGGATCTGTTTCATCGGTTGTTCCAATAAGACTAAAATAGAATTGAAAGCGGGAGTGTTGAGACGGTGAGGATATCACGGGTGGACACTGGGAATGTTCCAATAAGACTAAAATAGAATTGAAAGGGAACCCCTAGGGGGTCTAAGGCGCCGGGGCCAACGCGTTCCAATAAGACTAAAATAGAATTGAAAGCCCGTCTGATCTACGTAGAATCTGCGTGTTGCCCCTGTGTTCCAATAAGACTAAAATAGAATTGAAAGCGTTGGGCTTCACCTCAACCGGCTTCACGTCTGTTGGAGTTCCAATAAGACTAAAATAGAATTGAAAGACATTTTTTTGCAAAAATTTTTCAAAAAATCGGCCTAAGTTCCAATAAGACTAAAATAGAATTGAAAGTGAGCCTTCATCAACTTCATCAACTTCATCTTCAAATGTTCCAATAAGACTAAAATAGAATTGAAAGTAATTGTTACATGGTGATGGCGTCTTGGCGAAATGGAGTTCCAATAAGACTAAAATAGAATTGAAAGCCACTTAAATTCCGCCGAAGCTATTTCGAATATCTTGTTCCAATAAGACTAAAATAGAATTGAAAGGAAATCATTGAGGGACTCGTCGGCCCAGAGGTCGGAAGTTCCAATAAGACTAAAATAGAATTGAAAGTGGCGAGCTTTCCCCTGCCGGCCCTCGCTATGAAGAGGTTCCAATAAGACTAAAATAGAATTGAAAGTCAACTTACGCGCAATACCATCAAGAACACTATTCTCCGTTCCAATAAGACTAAAATAGAATTGAAAGCTATACCGAGTTCATATAAGAGGTTCACTAAGAAAGCAATAAGTTCCAATAAGACTAAAATAGAATTGAAAGTTGCTCCCACATTGAGGAAGTTAGTTGGGAGTGCGAGTTCCAATAAGACTAAAATAGAATTGAAAGTCGATCCGCCCGGGCTGGTATATCTTCGCCGACTTGAGTTCCAATAAGACTAAAATAGAATTGAAAG belongs to Pyrococcus abyssi GE5 and includes:
- a CDS encoding HAD-IA family hydrolase, translated to MIIAFDFDGTLVDSYSCIEEAFYRALEREYPWLPGKRSIAKLLTKLELQFERPKFGKTGRKIRPPLKIFQGRFARAWFEERAKLTKPLDGAHEVLKELRDQGHIVISFSAEDFIPGIKEFRLRQNGLYDLFDDVIIFGKGVSIKDAFSLVRKKYGNETFVWVDDKPWRFIGNGDENTEYVWMYFPYTARFVTDDILDKIPHLHVIYDLWSLLDVVKRLSV